Genomic segment of Pseudomonadota bacterium:
TGGCAAACACCGCATGCCCATCCACCATGATAAGGAGCCCCAAAGGAAGCACATCAATGCCTTCGTGAACAAATTGCTGTTGATCTTTAATATACAAAAGTTGGTAACACAAATAGCCAGTCACTCCAACGACTGCGCCGGCACAAAGGCTCATCGCAAGTGATAAAAGAAGGTGCGCTGTTTCATGACTCATCATGACCAGCACCAATCCCAAGACACCGATCAAAGCCAAGTTTGCCAACAAAAGCCATAACAACGTCTTCAAATGCCTACCAAAGGGAAACCGAAAAGGATTCGCTACACTGGCTGCTGTAAAATGTTTAATGTTAAATTTCATAATGTCCCTGCCTTATCAATATGACACGATTCATGTATATTACTGAAGCGAAGCTGAGACCTCCGTTTCCTGATACGCTCAAAGTGCCCATTTACTGGTGTAAACTGCAAGCTGGCGGCTATCATTCAAACTGGAGGTCTTGATTGCTCGCGAGTATGTAACAGTGCCTCTACTAGGATATAACTCAATCAGTCACTAACAGCAATGGATAACACACATCTTGATTCTTGAAACATATCAACTCGGCGACAAACATCTTGAAGTCACCTTCAGAAGAAATTCGCGTGCCAAGCGAGCCACCTTAAGGGTGGATACTGTCAAGGAAAGGCTGCTCGTGACTCTGCCACAACGAGTTCCTGAAGACAACGCATGGGAGCTTATCAGACAAGCCGAAGCCTGGATTATCAAGCAATTAGCACAAGGTATCAAACCTATTCCCTTTGCTCCGGATGTGGATATTCCTGTTTTTGGCATCCCACACCGAATACAGTTTCAAGAATTTGAAGATCTCAGTTTTGAAAGACTAAGTGTCGAACAACATCAACAATCCAAAACAGTTATCATTAAAGGATATACCCCACAAGTGCTGCCAACCCTTATGATGGATTGGCTCTGGGGGCAGATACAAGATTACACCACAAAACGAATCCAATTCTTTGCGCAAAACATTGGGAAAACTGTAGTTGAAGTGAACATTAAGGACCTAAAAAGCCGCTGGGGCAGCTGTTCTTCACGCAACAATATTTCGCTTTCCTGGCGCTTGGTTTTTGCGCCCCACAAAGTCGTTGATTATGTCTGCGCCCATGAAGTTGCACATCTTCGGGAAATGAACCACAGCAAACACTTCTGGAACATCGTTGCAGAGCTTTGTCCGGACTATAAAGATCATAGATTGTGGCTGCGCCAGAATAGTGCCCGACTACAAAGCTACGGCGTACCCATCAATGAATAGAGAAATTTGTATTCATCATCTTAAGCATGCTTGCATCGCCTGTGACCTTGCGCAAGAAATCAGTATTTCCATCATCCTCAGTACACCACCGCACGCCCTTGCTTACACCAGTGTTGAT
This window contains:
- a CDS encoding SprT family zinc-dependent metalloprotease, whose product is MILETYQLGDKHLEVTFRRNSRAKRATLRVDTVKERLLVTLPQRVPEDNAWELIRQAEAWIIKQLAQGIKPIPFAPDVDIPVFGIPHRIQFQEFEDLSFERLSVEQHQQSKTVIIKGYTPQVLPTLMMDWLWGQIQDYTTKRIQFFAQNIGKTVVEVNIKDLKSRWGSCSSRNNISLSWRLVFAPHKVVDYVCAHEVAHLREMNHSKHFWNIVAELCPDYKDHRLWLRQNSARLQSYGVPINE